From the Candoia aspera isolate rCanAsp1 chromosome 3, rCanAsp1.hap2, whole genome shotgun sequence genome, the window TAATTTCAAATTGCTAAAAAAATTAATTGGATACTCTGACTTTTACTTCATTTAGTTTTGATTAAATGCAACAATGTAATCCCCAGGTGACTGAATGTGAATTACCCCgtttctggctgcaagctgcttAAAGCAATATTCAGTTTTTCAGTGTTCACAATGACAATAAATTTGCCACAGGATTTTGCAGTTCGTGATTTAATTAGAAGCCTCAGTGCTGTACTCTGTACTCATTTATATTGGCACAAAACATCTGGACTTTCTTCATTAAAGTCAGGGGAACTTCTTAGTGAATAAAGTGGAATTGTTATGTGCAGGCTAAAACTGCAATTTGCAGAACACTTAAGTGGAAGATTTGCAATTATGAAGGCAGTCTGTTTTGTGCTCTAGCTAACATGGCCAGTGCACATTAGTTAGCATCCTAACAAGTCTACAGAGAAATAAATAGAAGAAGCTGGCTATAATAGAAGTGTGGCTTGGTCTGCTTTCAGTATACAGGAGTCATCCCCTGTATTCAGTTTTGAAGGAGAAGCAATACTGTACATTGGAAGACCAAAGACTGCCTCAGCCCTGTGTTTGCTTTCCACAGTGGTCAACCAGGTACCCACTGAAAAGCCACAATCAAGACATGAATACACACTAGCTCACACAGCATGCCAAAGCATGAGATCATGCCTAGCATGGCATTGAAACCCAACCCATTGATTAAGTTATACTTAAGGAGGAGCATGTTAACCATGGGTCAGAATCAAAATCTGCAATACCTTATTACCAATACCTTATCTTCAGTCTGGTATGTCAGATTAAACCAGATGGAGGAAAGGTTAATCTATGCTTTGAAACCATTactggacagctaggaccactgaatggagcagagcttaacacagtgaaagatgtgcacagaaaaagactattacctaaaatagcattaatgagcacattagagaaatataggttattgatcttacacacttagcccacccaagcataaagaattacacacttagacaaagtaggttcaaaagtaagtaaaaaggagtcttactgatttatttggttcggttacatccatctcagaagaaaagttgattattctggttcttccttctgttccctaaacttaatttaccctcagccctcattgctgctgaaggctgtatgcagaaaggggaaaaatactgactctaggcccaagcatgtggaCCGGAGATGGAAAGAGCACACAGCTGCATGGTGCTTCATTCCCAgatgtgaggaatgtgggaggggcaacaaacaggtttccccagaagcacatggagaatttgcatcctaaaacgaactcatccacatgctaatgaggcatgctgatctgctgatacctccaacatgCTTAACATTCCCATTCAAGTTTCTGGCAGAAAGATGGGAAGCTAAAAAATGAAGCTACTTCAGCCATAATGTTTCTgctgcttttctattttttcccccaccCTCCAGAAACGTGATGTGTGTATGTGAAATGGACACACAATGAAGATAGGGGAGTCTCCACCCCCCATCCACTGTAGCTCTGACTTGGaccaggacattaaaaaaaaatcaataagggaagagaaagggaacAGGAATTGTCAGCTGACAAGCAATTCACAAAGATAGCAGAAGCCATTATGTAGCAAACATAGGGTGGCTACAGCTCAACCTGTTGCCTCCTGCAGAATTTTCGCTTCTTAaaaatggacagaagtttgcattGCCCCAACACTGTCATCCTTTaagccagtgcttctcaaacttgggaactttaggatgtgtggacttcaactcctggaattccccagccagcatgggtgcatgagtggctgggaaattctgggacttgatgcccgtatatcttaaagttgcccggTTTGAGAAGCAGTACTTTAAGCAAACcttgaaaatctggcttttcccccagctCCTGGGATGAGGTGCAGTTTTCCTTGGATGCTGTTGCACAATCAGGTTTAATTCTTTTCCGCTTTCCATTATAATTATTCTAGTTGGTCATCttattggttttcttttaaactgtgctttttattgtaagctgcccagaattggtcgagttgggcagctgtataaatttgattaattaaatccataaatcacaccACTTTGCTGTCCTGTGGAACAGATTTGGGGGACATGTTTTATATTGTTAGAAAATCAGCCATTTCAGATTTGAGGAAAGAAATCTTGAGTAGATGCTAAGGCTGTGTATTGCTTCAGATTCATGTCCAACAAGCTACTTTGGAGGCTGTTGTGTGATCTCACGAAGAGGCAGCTGTATATGGATGGTAAATTTGCACTCCCATGTATACCCAAGAgtctttggggaaatgaaatTGACTCACTAAACTTCTAATAGATACCATCTGGGACCAGTGATTTGTTTTGTCATCAGTAAGTCTAGAACTCCATCTCTTGTCACTTTTCTTCTTGCAAACAATTGTCCAGATATTATTGTTATTTAGTTATTAAATGTATAATCTATTTCCCATATAGTGAAGGCAGAGGGAAAGGAGTCATTAAGCTTTTCTGCAATTCCTCTATATTCTTTAACTTCATCATCATTAAATGGTTGGTGTCCCGCATCAATTATTTCTTCCTCATATGtttaaatatcttttaaatttatatttattgtattattggcAGTGCGCAGTTGGAAATCTATTTTGGCACCTCTTATTGTCTCCTTGTTTTGCTAGGTACAATAtacttctgttccttttttgacttgttcatcttcaaGAAATAGCTTGAAGAGGAGGCAGAAGAGTCATAATGCATGTCTGTGCCGCTGTCCATTGACCCAAATATTTTAATACAGCCGAAACACACAGCATACACTTGCAGATTTAAATTGCTGTATACTTTCATAATACAATTCTAAGCATGTTTATGCAGACGTactgtaagtcccactgaatatGGTTATATTCCCTACAAAATATGTGAAGCTTTTCCATATTTACTTAGAGCTGAACACTACTGACCACCAGGACTTGTTTCCATATAACCATGTGGAGATGAGCCTTTACAGCTTTATCAGCATTTCTAGATTTGCAGCCTGAATTTGATTATGGATCACAGCACAGAACTTGATACAACCGAATTTGTATGAGGAATCACCAGGAGATACTGTTTTTCAGTGCCAGAGGTTGGTCACAGAATATGCAAAGTAAAGATGCAGCGTATTCAAGAAAGTGCAGAGCATTTTTTATTCATACTTGAGGAGCGGTTTATTCAAGCTTGTCTGGATTCCCTCTTTGCAATCTAGACTGGAAACAGGAACAAGAATCCAAGAGCTCTAAGTAATAGTACTGTATTTATCAGAGGAAAAGTTAAAGTTATAACCTTAGAATTCCAGTGATTACCCTACTTTAAAATGAGGTGCCCATATATAGGCAACTTATGGCAGAAAAACTCTTGTCCAATTCCCCTGACTTTGCCTATACGGAGGGCTGGAAGCTTGCCTCTTTTGTGAAGGCGGAACAGTCTGTACCTGGTCACTGTTTTGATTACTGTAATTCCTGTCAGCGTGCGAAATAATTCTCACACAACAATCTGTGATTGCTGACTTGTTATCGTTCTCATGCCTACATCACCACCCAATTAGACAACTGCagcacgctctacatggggttgcctttAAAGGCTGCCCAGAAACTTCCGTTTGTTCAAGATGCGGTAGACTGGGTGCAAATGGGTACGGACATATACTCCAAATGTCCCCCATTTTCAGGAGCTTAGGAGGACTGAAGTCGAGAAGCATGGTCTTTCAGTGTTGGGGCTGGCCCTGGGGAGTGAGCTGCTGTTGGAGATTCGTCTTTCTCCAACAttgtgatagaagattttacatacatAGAACTtacatgcaaatattttatatttagtattcatatgttagaaacatttgcacttttattatggctctgaaaccatgttttatttccttgaagagtttcgttggctttcttactcttcctttctaacagaccttgatagatagctgtgcccatagaaaGATAAGGTGTACACCCAAGCTTTTGCTCTTGGATGAAGAAtagagaacttaatttcatgcagctGCCTGTTTCTTTTTGGTCCTGGCTCAGAAACGAacttggtaaggaaataaaaaaattctaacacttGTCAGCCTTTGGGGAAAAGCTGAAGACAGAGCTTTTCCAGAGGGCTTTGGGGGCCTGATgtgtttggggttttgtttgttcCATGGTTTTGTTTCCTGCTTTATTGTATATTCTTGTTTTGTGAGCTGCTAAGAGTCCTGTGATGGTGGTGGGATACAGGTTTGATGaataaatgatgaataaaataaatgtacactGCCATCTATGGAGGAGGgggtaaaaaaattcaagatgatggctgcaacTGGGCAACTGAAcctctgcccctttttacatctgCTGCACCTCTGTTAATGTACCAAGGAAAGCCAGGACTGTTAACATACACAAAAAAGCATTGTGTGGGCTGGTTGTGGGCTATCGTGTGTATCACTTTAGAAAGAGCAGTTTTATTATTCCTTTATAGTTCATTTTATATACTGCACGCTTCCTTGGATACAAGGCAATTTGCAGTGAACAGTACCCCCCCACCAAATTCAAAAATACAGGGCCAAAAAGagaaacacccccacccccagctaccTGTCCTAGCCCTCATACCACCAGCACTCCAAATTAATGTGGAATCGCTATGCCTTGAGAATCTTCCTAAAGTCCAAGAAGCTGCAGACACCCTGTACCGCAAATGGGAGAGTGTCTCTCAGGGAGGGTGGGACAACAACTGAGAAGCCACCTATCCGGGGCCCCATTCATCTCACCCCGGGGCAGGGGTTCCTCGGAGAACCTCTGTCTCGCTCTGATCGAACACGTGGGCAGGTCGGATCTTGTCGGGAGAGGCGCTGCTGTGAGTACCCAGCACGAGCCAAGCCCTATGGGATGCCATGGATGATTTCCAGACATATTTGAGCCtagcccttcctttctgcaatgCTTTGGTTGGCTATGCAGTGCAGAGGAATCACCGATAAACCCTTCCAGTGCAAGGCATCGTTGAGTACAGACTTCGGGGGAGCAGATGGCGGCCCTAAGTCTTATAGTCACATCGCACAGCAACGCAAATACCGATTCCAAATTACCAATCACGCGAAAGAAAAGATAGACAAGGAGGAAAGGGGCGGCGGAGGTGGAACAAGGACTTGTATCAGAAAGAGTTTCCTGTGGTGAAGATTGCTTCTCTTATTTCACTTCCTCTCCGGGAGCTTCGCGCTCCCCAAACTATCTCAACTCTTGCAGTGATGCCACGGGGAGAAGTGAGGGGGCGTGGTGAGGCCGCGCCTCCTGCGGTGGAAGAGGCGGGCTAGGAGCCTTTAACCACTCCGCCCCGCCCCGGGGGTCCTGTTGCCTTAAATTATTATTCCttccatctcccccctccccaggaaAGTGACGCGCGCGCTTCCCGATTTCCGCGAGGGGCGGCTACGTGCCTTTGAGCTTGTTGCAAATGTCTTTTTCTTACGGGTTCTTGTGGGAGGTCCCACCCCGCCCCATCCTTCCTCGGAGGGGGAGAAGAAAGCAGAGAAAGGGGGCGCGCCCCCTCGCCCGACGGACTTTTGCCGCCCCGAGATAAAACGACCAGCTTTGCAACCGAGCGGCGGCCCCGAGCTCTGCTTCCCACGGAGCTCCGGAGGGAAAACTGAAGTTGGCCTCTCCCGCCCGGGAGCTTGGCGTGGCGTCGGCGTCATGCTATGGAGAGCCGCGGCTCCGCAGTCCTGAGTTTGGGGCAACTTTTTGCTCCCTTTGGGGAGCATCAGCCCAAGGAGGAGCCTGCCTCAGCCCCTGCATGGCGAGAAGACGCCGAGGAGGCGGAGGCGGCGGCCAACCCCGCGCAGCACCAGCAGCAGCGGGACTGCGCGGTCGCAGCCGCCCAGGAGAAGGACGAGGAGGCGCTGCTGGAGTGGCGCCGCCGCCGCGGGCGTTCCTTCTCGCTGCCCGAGAGCCCGTCTTTGGCAGCCGCGCGGTTCTTCCCGAGAAGGCGAATCCCGGGCGACAGCGACGGGGACGAGAATGACGAAGACGACGAGGCGCCGTCGCCGACGGGGGGCATCCGCGGCTGCTGCACCAAGTGCAAGAAGCGGGTGCAGTTCGCCGACTCGCTGGGCTTGTGCTTGGCCAGCGTGAAGCACTACAGCGCTGCCGAAGAGCCGCAGGTGCCTCATGCCGTGTTGTCCCGCTTGCAGAGCTTCCCCATGCGGCAGAGGGACTTCGAGGAGTTCACCGCCGCCCTGGCGGAGTTGGGGGGGTGCGCGGCCTCGCCTTTTtctcggccgccgccgccgccgtcccAGGTCGCGCTGCAGCTTACGCCCCAGTCTGAGGGGGCGGACGAGCAAGTCAGCGCCGAGCGGCTGCGGCGGGACCGAGTCTGCCTGGAGGAAGCGGTGGGGACGGCGCTGGCCGGGGCACCTACGGACGTGCGTGGCGTGGTGAGGGTGCTAAGTTGCCCCGGCTCCAAGGAGGTGACCGTGCGCTACACCTTTAACGagtggctttctttcctggacgTCCCCGCCCTGCCGCTCCCCGATGGGAACCCTTCGGATGTCTCCGCTCCGATCGAGCGTTACCAGTTCGCTCTCTGCCTTCCTCCTGGTTTGCCAGACGGGACGGCCGTGCATTTCGCTATCTGCTACCGAAGCCAACAAGGGGAGTATTGGGACAACAACGGCGGGGCCAACTATACCCTCCGCGATTGCAGCTCCGAGAAGCCCGCAACTTCCCTGTGATGAGACTTGGGAGGTGATGGCGACCGCGACGTGGGAGCCTACCACCT encodes:
- the PPP1R3G gene encoding protein phosphatase 1 regulatory subunit 3G — translated: MESRGSAVLSLGQLFAPFGEHQPKEEPASAPAWREDAEEAEAAANPAQHQQQRDCAVAAAQEKDEEALLEWRRRRGRSFSLPESPSLAAARFFPRRRIPGDSDGDENDEDDEAPSPTGGIRGCCTKCKKRVQFADSLGLCLASVKHYSAAEEPQVPHAVLSRLQSFPMRQRDFEEFTAALAELGGCAASPFSRPPPPPSQVALQLTPQSEGADEQVSAERLRRDRVCLEEAVGTALAGAPTDVRGVVRVLSCPGSKEVTVRYTFNEWLSFLDVPALPLPDGNPSDVSAPIERYQFALCLPPGLPDGTAVHFAICYRSQQGEYWDNNGGANYTLRDCSSEKPATSL